Proteins found in one Streptococcus anginosus subsp. whileyi MAS624 genomic segment:
- the mutM gene encoding DNA-formamidopyrimidine glycosylase, producing the protein MPELPEVETVRRGLERLVKGKEIEKVDVRYAKMIGTGADPFVLELPGQSIDAVGRRGKYLIFYLTNWVLISHLRMEGKYLFYPEEVQLTKHSHVIFHFTDGSSLVYQDVRKFGTMELLRKEQITSYFTERKLGPEPTESDFHLPPFKVALKKSKKLIKPYLLDQTLVAGLGNIYVDEVLWRAQIHPARAAQSLTAKEAEELRKQIIAVLQLGIEKGGSTIRTYRNALGEDGTMQDFLQVYGKTGQPCTRCGHEIEKIKLAGRGTHLCPHCQKMR; encoded by the coding sequence ATGCCCGAATTACCAGAAGTAGAAACGGTACGCCGTGGTTTAGAGCGGCTGGTTAAAGGAAAAGAGATTGAAAAGGTAGATGTCCGTTATGCCAAGATGATTGGAACGGGGGCAGATCCTTTTGTCTTAGAATTACCAGGGCAAAGCATTGATGCTGTTGGGCGTCGGGGGAAGTATCTGATTTTTTATTTGACGAATTGGGTGCTGATTTCGCATTTGCGAATGGAAGGAAAGTATCTTTTCTATCCTGAAGAGGTCCAGTTGACGAAGCATTCTCATGTAATTTTTCATTTTACAGATGGCAGCAGCCTCGTTTATCAGGATGTTCGGAAATTTGGCACGATGGAGTTGTTGAGAAAAGAACAAATAACATCCTATTTTACTGAGCGAAAGCTGGGACCAGAACCGACTGAATCAGATTTTCATTTACCACCATTTAAAGTTGCTCTGAAAAAATCTAAGAAATTGATAAAACCTTACCTGCTGGATCAAACCTTAGTCGCGGGTCTTGGTAATATCTATGTGGACGAAGTTTTATGGCGGGCGCAGATTCATCCAGCAAGAGCAGCCCAAAGCTTGACTGCAAAAGAAGCAGAGGAATTACGCAAGCAGATTATTGCAGTCTTGCAGCTAGGTATTGAAAAGGGAGGCTCAACTATTCGCACCTACCGCAATGCGTTGGGAGAAGACGGCACCATGCAAGATTTCCTGCAAGTCTATGGAAAAACAGGTCAACCTTGCACTAGATGCGGTCATGAAATTGAAAAAATCAAACTAGCTGGTCGCGGAACTCATCTTTGCCCACATTGTCAAAAAATGAGGTAG
- a CDS encoding NAD(P)-dependent alcohol dehydrogenase → MMKAMVYRGGDLGNAFEVKEIKRPIPKEHQILVKVNYSSLNNVDYERFKGKKLSLFARATLLFGGKGKILGGEVSGQVEAVGEQVQNFKKGDEVFGQTLGFMAFGAWAEYALLEEKQTVLKPSYLSYEEAAVLASASKTAIGALCTGQLQSGQSVLIYGASGGVGHLLVCYAKALGASITGVCSQRNLKMATDLGCDRVIDYQHDDFEKAAGKDDLILAVNGHVDLKILKAHLKKDGILVGVGASYLPASFLQSFFSKRVRYFSYFLKPRAAYYNEMQMLVMKKEIKPFIDKVYPITQVSQAIQYVMNEHPQGKIALRIHF, encoded by the coding sequence ATGATGAAAGCAATGGTTTATAGAGGAGGCGATTTGGGGAATGCTTTTGAAGTAAAAGAGATAAAACGCCCAATTCCTAAGGAACACCAGATTCTAGTGAAAGTAAACTATTCTTCTCTAAATAATGTTGACTATGAGCGCTTTAAAGGGAAAAAACTGTCTTTGTTTGCTCGAGCAACCCTTCTTTTTGGAGGTAAAGGAAAAATTTTGGGAGGTGAAGTTTCAGGGCAGGTCGAAGCAGTTGGAGAACAAGTTCAAAACTTTAAAAAAGGAGATGAGGTCTTTGGTCAAACATTAGGTTTCATGGCTTTCGGAGCTTGGGCTGAATATGCTTTACTGGAAGAAAAGCAGACTGTACTTAAACCAAGCTATCTCTCATATGAAGAAGCAGCTGTTTTAGCTAGTGCCTCTAAGACAGCCATAGGCGCTTTATGTACAGGGCAATTGCAGTCTGGTCAGAGTGTCTTAATTTATGGTGCTTCGGGCGGTGTAGGGCACCTTTTAGTGTGTTACGCCAAAGCTTTAGGAGCATCTATAACCGGTGTATGCAGCCAGCGCAATTTGAAGATGGCAACTGATTTGGGATGTGATAGAGTCATTGATTATCAACATGATGACTTTGAGAAAGCAGCAGGAAAAGATGATCTCATTTTAGCCGTTAATGGACATGTTGATTTGAAGATACTAAAGGCACATTTGAAGAAAGATGGTATTCTAGTAGGTGTAGGAGCGAGCTATCTGCCTGCTTCATTCTTGCAATCTTTCTTTTCAAAAAGGGTTCGCTATTTTAGTTACTTTCTAAAACCAAGAGCAGCTTATTATAATGAAATGCAGATGTTAGTGATGAAGAAAGAAATCAAACCTTTCATTGATAAGGTCTATCCCATTACTCAGGTTTCACAAGCTATCCAATATGTGATGAACGAACACCCCCAAGGAAAGATTGCTTTAAGAATTCATTTTTAG
- a CDS encoding ABC transporter ATP-binding protein, translating to MSIISRLLKELKVVRIAFFLAVGIAVLATVTSQLSPLCLRNMIDGPLTQIGNGKDRQVQLLQLAGLYLIAVVLGSALTYLGDRLLAHCGNKVAEHLRNEAYQVMQNLPISYFDDKPAGKIATRIVNDTETLRRQFYASLVSVLIQVLRIVFTYVLLFYFNPLAASVLLLLLPAFYGIQVFYKKLTDKPMKDFYDSRSDINNQVNELMHGASLIQLYHQEKIVLSEFDVTARKMSQADKQIVWVSALSSWPLTEFLKNAVLAVILTIVGQQFLGGHSVITAGVLFVYLNYIIDLFDMMGFLVRLFPNVQRSLETGKRVLELLDQPQEADEKAQLVVNKGEVVFEHVSFAYEKEKTILHDISFKAKQGETIALVGHTGSGKSSIMNLLYRFYDPQKGKIYIDQQDIQQYSRESLRSHMGIVLQDPYLFTGTLASNVAMSHSGINREKVLESLEKVGAGDLLARCKEGIDEPVKDKGAAFSSGERQLISFARTLYANPKILILDEATSHIDTETEELIQKAMAVVKEGRTTFIIAHRLSTIQDADQILVISEGKIVERGQHDTLVKQNGIYAQMSRLQQQV from the coding sequence ATGAGTATCATTAGCCGTTTATTAAAAGAACTAAAAGTTGTTCGAATTGCATTCTTTCTTGCGGTTGGAATTGCTGTTTTAGCAACGGTGACTAGCCAACTGTCTCCTCTCTGTTTGAGAAATATGATAGACGGACCGCTTACACAGATTGGAAACGGAAAAGATCGTCAGGTTCAGCTTTTGCAATTAGCTGGATTATACCTAATTGCTGTAGTTTTGGGGAGTGCCTTGACTTACTTAGGCGACCGACTTTTAGCGCATTGTGGCAACAAAGTTGCCGAACATCTGAGAAATGAAGCTTATCAGGTTATGCAAAATTTGCCGATTTCTTACTTTGATGATAAGCCGGCAGGGAAGATTGCGACCAGAATTGTAAATGACACGGAAACCTTACGAAGACAATTTTATGCCAGTTTGGTTAGTGTTTTGATTCAAGTTCTTCGGATTGTTTTTACCTACGTTCTGTTATTTTATTTTAATCCGCTTGCAGCCTCAGTGCTGTTGCTATTACTTCCTGCTTTTTATGGAATTCAGGTATTTTATAAAAAACTAACGGACAAGCCGATGAAAGATTTCTACGATTCACGTAGTGACATCAATAATCAAGTGAATGAATTGATGCATGGAGCTAGTTTGATACAGCTATATCATCAGGAAAAAATAGTTCTTTCAGAATTTGATGTAACTGCCCGAAAAATGAGCCAAGCTGATAAACAAATTGTATGGGTAAGCGCTCTTTCATCTTGGCCGTTAACGGAATTTTTGAAAAATGCAGTGCTTGCTGTTATTTTGACAATAGTTGGCCAGCAATTTTTAGGCGGTCATAGCGTTATTACCGCAGGTGTACTGTTTGTCTATCTCAATTATATTATTGATTTATTTGATATGATGGGTTTTCTGGTTCGACTTTTCCCGAATGTACAACGATCATTGGAAACAGGAAAACGAGTTTTAGAATTGCTAGATCAACCTCAGGAAGCGGATGAGAAAGCCCAGTTAGTAGTCAATAAAGGTGAGGTTGTGTTTGAACATGTGAGCTTTGCGTATGAGAAAGAAAAAACTATCCTGCACGATATTAGCTTTAAGGCAAAGCAAGGAGAGACGATTGCTTTGGTAGGGCATACCGGCTCCGGAAAATCTTCTATCATGAACCTACTTTATCGTTTCTACGATCCCCAAAAAGGGAAAATATATATTGATCAACAAGATATTCAACAATATTCTCGTGAAAGTCTTCGTAGTCACATGGGGATTGTTTTGCAAGATCCTTATCTATTCACAGGAACACTAGCAAGCAATGTAGCGATGAGCCATTCAGGCATCAATCGTGAAAAAGTTTTGGAATCTTTAGAAAAAGTCGGTGCAGGGGACTTGCTGGCTCGTTGTAAAGAAGGAATTGACGAGCCTGTAAAGGATAAAGGGGCGGCGTTTTCGAGCGGTGAACGGCAATTGATTTCATTTGCTCGAACTCTCTATGCTAATCCCAAAATTTTAATATTGGACGAAGCAACTTCTCATATTGATACAGAAACCGAAGAGCTGATTCAAAAAGCAATGGCGGTGGTAAAGGAGGGGAGAACGACTTTTATCATTGCTCACCGTTTATCCACCATTCAAGATGCAGACCAAATTTTGGTTATTTCTGAAGGAAAGATTGTGGAGCGAGGGCAACATGATACATTGGTAAAACAAAATGGCATCTATGCGCAAATGAGCCGCCTCCAGCAACAAGTATAA
- a CDS encoding DinB family protein, with amino-acid sequence MEFVNLLVENVERAEERFLSVLTNLSVEEVNAFPVADTVPSIKSVTWLTWHTARELDFQIADLAKTEPVWFSKGWKKKFALDLPDDTEDWHHTPQEAHKVVVTDIEFLKGYLSDAVAATIAYLSEVNEDSLDDVVDENWTPAVKRGNRLVSIIDDATMHSGQAIYAHRLLGRED; translated from the coding sequence ATGGAATTTGTAAATCTTTTAGTGGAAAATGTGGAACGAGCCGAGGAGCGTTTTTTGTCGGTGCTGACTAATTTATCTGTGGAAGAAGTGAATGCTTTTCCGGTTGCGGATACAGTTCCGTCCATTAAGTCTGTGACTTGGTTGACTTGGCATACGGCTCGGGAGCTGGATTTTCAGATTGCTGATTTAGCTAAGACCGAGCCAGTCTGGTTCTCTAAAGGCTGGAAGAAAAAGTTTGCTTTGGATTTGCCAGATGATACAGAAGATTGGCATCACACTCCTCAAGAAGCGCATAAAGTTGTGGTGACAGATATTGAGTTTCTCAAAGGTTATCTGTCTGATGCGGTTGCGGCAACAATTGCTTATTTATCAGAGGTGAATGAGGATAGTTTGGACGATGTTGTTGATGAGAATTGGACTCCAGCTGTTAAGCGTGGGAATCGTTTAGTATCTATCATTGACGATGCTACTATGCATTCAGGTCAGGCAATCTATGCTCACCGCCTGCTAGGAAGAGAAGATTGA
- a CDS encoding GNAT family N-acetyltransferase: MVGEIRAVEKSHLADWAYFAHLAWKTEKKKLLAAFSEGKFPNEFLYYLEGETVAWISLSMRSEYMEGAEQFPVAYIEGIAVAPAFQRNGIDTQLVDFAQSWATEKGVSQLASDCDIDNVVSQAFHKSGGFEEISRTVHYILHLDKKG, encoded by the coding sequence ATGGTAGGGGAAATTCGAGCAGTCGAAAAATCTCATCTAGCTGACTGGGCTTACTTTGCTCATTTAGCTTGGAAAACAGAGAAAAAGAAATTACTAGCAGCATTTTCTGAAGGAAAATTTCCTAATGAATTTTTATACTACTTAGAAGGAGAAACTGTTGCTTGGATTAGCTTATCTATGCGTTCGGAATATATGGAAGGGGCAGAGCAATTTCCTGTCGCATATATTGAAGGCATAGCGGTAGCACCTGCTTTTCAAAGAAATGGTATTGATACTCAGCTTGTGGATTTTGCACAGTCGTGGGCGACAGAAAAAGGAGTGTCTCAGCTAGCTTCAGATTGTGATATAGACAATGTAGTCAGTCAAGCTTTTCACAAGAGTGGGGGATTTGAAGAAATAAGTCGAACTGTTCATTACATATTACATTTGGATAAGAAAGGATAA
- a CDS encoding diacylglycerol kinase family protein, translated as MDLQDNNTNKRKWKNRDVISSLEFALTGIFTAIKEERNMRNHAVSAVAVVLAGLLFWVSAIEWLFLFLSIFLVISFEIMNSAIENVVDLASDYHFSMRAKNAKDMAAGAVLVVSGFAVITGMIIFVPKIWNLLF; from the coding sequence ATGGACTTACAAGACAATAATACAAACAAACGTAAATGGAAAAATCGAGATGTCATTTCGAGTTTAGAATTTGCTCTGACAGGTATTTTTACAGCAATCAAAGAAGAACGTAATATGCGCAATCATGCCGTTTCAGCAGTTGCGGTCGTGCTTGCAGGATTGCTTTTTTGGGTATCTGCGATAGAGTGGCTCTTTCTCTTTTTGAGTATTTTTCTAGTCATTTCTTTTGAGATTATGAACTCTGCTATTGAAAATGTGGTGGACTTAGCTAGTGATTATCACTTCTCCATGCGAGCTAAAAACGCCAAGGATATGGCAGCAGGAGCTGTTTTGGTTGTTTCCGGTTTTGCGGTTATAACAGGAATGATTATTTTCGTTCCGAAAATTTGGAATTTACTTTTTTAA
- the ybeY gene encoding rRNA maturation RNase YbeY, with product MYIEMVDETGQVSEEIIKQTHDILEFAAKKIGKEEKEMAVTFVTNERSHELNLEYRDTDRPTDVISLEYKPELDIAIDEEDLLENPELAEMLEDFDAYIGELFISIDKAREQAEEYGHSFEREMGFLAVHGFLHINGYDHYTPEEEAEMFGLQEEILTAYGLTRQ from the coding sequence ATGTATATAGAAATGGTCGACGAGACAGGGCAAGTTTCAGAAGAAATCATCAAGCAAACACATGATATACTGGAATTTGCTGCTAAAAAGATTGGCAAAGAAGAAAAAGAAATGGCAGTGACATTTGTTACCAACGAGCGCAGCCATGAGCTGAATTTGGAATATCGAGATACGGACCGCCCGACAGATGTTATCAGCTTGGAGTACAAGCCTGAGCTGGACATTGCCATTGACGAGGAGGATTTACTAGAAAATCCTGAGCTGGCGGAAATGTTAGAAGATTTTGATGCCTATATCGGAGAACTCTTTATTTCCATAGATAAGGCGCGTGAACAAGCAGAAGAATATGGTCACAGCTTTGAGCGGGAAATGGGTTTTCTTGCAGTACATGGTTTTCTGCATATCAATGGATACGATCACTATACGCCGGAAGAAGAGGCGGAAATGTTTGGCTTACAGGAAGAAATTTTGACTGCTTATGGACTTACAAGACAATAA
- a CDS encoding ABC transporter ATP-binding protein produces the protein MIKSLFGYIKEHKWLYLSIALVLLLYDFTMLIPTQVIQRLVDHLSHHSLTQQHLIKDVGLLALVTICNYLSAYYWHLKIYQSSIDYKFLMQRRAFEKLVAMRTPFYEKFRSGDILTRFSTDVEGMMEMAGYGIVILLYTGGMIAFVVPTMFFISWEISLLAMLPLMILMIWIYFLGKKQDKLVENNREAVASLNDEVLETIEGVRVARAYSKKTTQKEQFQLRTKALSKVGDQIAGIQYLYAPLSSVFIALSTIIVLLIGAAFIKTGQLTIGQVIALQLYMISLIEPFWMLSDFILVYQTGKTSFKKVTELIETTDDMEMSGKEELQHLISIRFQDYHFTYPQTKRPSLRNIAWQIEAGKTYGIVGKTGSGKTTLVRQLLQQYPIGQGEFQINGKSVSHYSRPSIEAMIGYVPQEHILFSKSVKDNIAFGKRNATLSDIEKAIKTAAFSEDLKRMPDGLETLIGERGVSISGGQKQRISLARAFIRQPEVLVLDDSLSAVDAQTERRIIKNLQDMRANQTTIIVTHRLSAIQQADWVLVLEDGQIVEEGTPNQLLNKGGWYAEQYQRQQHQKGGSE, from the coding sequence ATGATTAAAAGTTTATTTGGATATATAAAAGAGCATAAATGGTTATATTTATCCATTGCTCTGGTTTTACTATTGTATGATTTTACCATGTTGATTCCAACACAGGTGATTCAGCGTTTGGTAGATCATCTGTCGCATCATAGTTTGACACAGCAGCATTTAATTAAAGATGTTGGTTTGTTAGCTTTGGTGACAATTTGCAACTATCTGTCGGCTTACTATTGGCATTTAAAGATATATCAGTCGTCCATTGACTATAAGTTTCTCATGCAAAGAAGGGCTTTTGAGAAATTGGTAGCTATGAGAACGCCTTTCTACGAAAAATTTCGTTCTGGCGATATTCTAACGCGTTTTTCAACGGATGTTGAGGGAATGATGGAGATGGCTGGCTATGGGATTGTCATTCTCTTATACACAGGAGGCATGATTGCCTTTGTCGTTCCGACCATGTTTTTTATCTCATGGGAAATTAGCTTACTGGCTATGCTTCCGCTTATGATATTGATGATATGGATTTATTTTCTTGGTAAAAAACAAGATAAACTAGTCGAAAATAATCGTGAAGCAGTGGCATCTTTGAATGATGAGGTATTGGAAACGATAGAGGGAGTCCGAGTTGCGCGTGCTTATAGCAAGAAAACAACTCAGAAAGAACAGTTCCAATTGCGCACGAAAGCTTTATCTAAGGTCGGCGATCAAATTGCTGGCATTCAGTATCTTTACGCACCGCTCTCTTCTGTCTTTATCGCTTTATCAACGATTATTGTGCTTCTTATTGGTGCTGCTTTTATAAAAACGGGACAGTTGACAATTGGGCAAGTGATTGCTCTTCAATTGTATATGATTAGCCTGATTGAACCTTTTTGGATGCTGTCGGATTTTATCTTGGTCTATCAAACGGGGAAGACGTCTTTTAAAAAGGTAACAGAACTGATTGAAACGACAGATGATATGGAAATGAGTGGAAAAGAGGAGTTGCAACATCTTATCTCTATTCGTTTTCAGGATTATCATTTCACTTATCCACAAACAAAAAGACCTAGCTTGCGTAACATAGCTTGGCAAATTGAAGCAGGAAAGACATATGGTATTGTTGGAAAAACAGGCTCTGGTAAAACAACCTTAGTTCGTCAGCTTCTTCAGCAATATCCTATTGGACAAGGGGAATTTCAGATAAATGGAAAATCCGTCAGTCACTATTCACGTCCATCGATTGAAGCAATGATTGGCTATGTCCCTCAGGAGCATATTTTGTTCTCAAAATCTGTCAAAGACAATATTGCCTTTGGTAAGAGAAATGCGACATTAAGTGATATTGAGAAAGCTATTAAAACAGCAGCATTTTCAGAAGATTTAAAACGAATGCCAGACGGACTGGAAACGCTTATTGGTGAGAGGGGAGTGTCAATATCTGGCGGTCAAAAACAAAGAATTTCTTTGGCACGCGCTTTTATTAGACAGCCAGAAGTCCTTGTTTTGGATGATTCTTTGTCGGCAGTTGACGCTCAAACAGAGCGTCGAATTATCAAAAATCTTCAGGATATGCGAGCTAATCAGACAACGATCATTGTGACACACCGTTTGTCAGCTATCCAGCAGGCAGACTGGGTTCTTGTCTTAGAAGATGGACAAATTGTTGAAGAGGGGACACCGAACCAGTTGCTAAATAAAGGAGGTTGGTACGCCGAACAATATCAACGGCAGCAACATCAGAAAGGAGGGAGTGAATGA
- a CDS encoding multidrug efflux MFS transporter, with translation MNWKRNLWIAWLGNFFIGASLSLVVPFMSLYVEELGARGSMVEFYSGLAVSSTALTAALLSPVWGSLADKYGRKPMMIRAAFAMTFTMGGLAFVPNVFWLIVLRLLNGVFSGYVPNSTALIASQAPKKHSGYALGTLSTGVVAGTLMGPLLGGMITQSLGMRNVFLLVGFFLFVVTLWTIFGIKEDFHPVSKGKEVSTKQLFQRIPQKSILFGLFITSMVIQMIGQSISPILTLYIRSLGQKENLLLVSGAIVSAMGVSSIFSSSWLGKLGDKIGNHRLLLLALLYSFVIYIFCARAGTPLELGIYRFLFGLGTGALLPGVSSLLNKITPKEGISRIFSYNQTFFYIGGVIGPLMGSAISVHFGYHWVFYSTAGLALLNFFFLLFSFRKYLGVREVSAGKN, from the coding sequence GTGAATTGGAAACGGAATTTATGGATTGCTTGGCTGGGGAACTTTTTTATAGGTGCTAGCCTGTCACTAGTTGTTCCCTTTATGTCTTTGTATGTGGAAGAATTAGGTGCTAGAGGCTCCATGGTTGAATTTTATTCAGGTTTGGCGGTTTCGAGCACAGCTTTGACAGCCGCTCTTTTATCTCCTGTCTGGGGAAGTTTAGCTGATAAATATGGCCGCAAGCCTATGATGATTCGGGCAGCTTTTGCAATGACCTTTACGATGGGAGGCTTGGCTTTTGTACCAAATGTATTTTGGCTCATTGTATTGAGACTATTAAATGGAGTGTTTTCTGGTTATGTACCGAATAGCACGGCTTTGATTGCTAGTCAAGCTCCTAAAAAACACTCTGGTTATGCCTTGGGAACATTGTCAACAGGTGTCGTAGCGGGGACTCTGATGGGACCGCTCTTAGGAGGAATGATAACTCAAAGTTTGGGAATGAGAAATGTTTTCCTTTTGGTTGGATTTTTCTTGTTTGTTGTTACTTTGTGGACCATTTTTGGGATAAAAGAAGATTTTCATCCTGTCTCTAAAGGAAAAGAAGTTTCGACCAAGCAACTATTTCAGCGAATTCCTCAAAAATCAATCCTTTTTGGCTTGTTTATTACTAGCATGGTGATTCAGATGATTGGACAGTCCATTTCCCCTATTTTGACACTTTATATCCGCTCTTTAGGGCAAAAGGAAAATCTATTGTTAGTATCTGGTGCAATTGTTTCAGCAATGGGGGTCTCAAGTATATTTTCTTCTAGTTGGTTAGGAAAATTAGGAGATAAAATAGGAAACCACCGTTTGCTCTTGCTGGCTCTTTTGTATAGTTTTGTAATTTATATTTTCTGTGCGAGGGCTGGTACGCCACTTGAATTGGGAATTTATCGCTTTCTATTTGGATTGGGCACTGGAGCTCTTCTGCCCGGAGTTAGTTCTTTACTGAATAAAATCACACCTAAAGAAGGTATTTCACGGATTTTCAGTTACAATCAAACCTTCTTTTATATTGGTGGCGTTATTGGGCCGTTAATGGGGTCAGCTATTTCTGTTCATTTTGGCTATCATTGGGTTTTCTATAGTACAGCAGGCTTAGCTTTATTGAATTTTTTCTTTTTATTATTTAGTTTTAGAAAGTATTTAGGAGTGAGAGAAGTCAGTGCGGGTAAAAATTAA
- a CDS encoding NUDIX hydrolase: MDYISYIRSKVGHDKVILTFAGGILADDKGRVLLQLRGDKKTWAIPGGAMELGESTLDTAKREFFEETGIEVEATRFLNVYSNFEEVYPNGDAVQTVVFIYELVAVSSVNIADFHNEETLCLRFFSKEEIENLEFVSSKHRLMLAEYFDDNFAMGH; encoded by the coding sequence ATGGACTACATTTCCTACATTCGCTCAAAAGTTGGGCATGATAAGGTTATCCTGACCTTTGCTGGTGGTATTTTAGCAGATGACAAGGGACGCGTGCTGTTGCAACTACGCGGGGATAAGAAAACATGGGCTATTCCAGGCGGTGCAATGGAGCTTGGCGAATCCACTCTTGATACTGCTAAGCGTGAATTTTTTGAAGAAACTGGCATTGAAGTAGAAGCTACTCGTTTTCTCAATGTTTACAGTAATTTCGAGGAAGTTTATCCGAATGGTGATGCGGTGCAGACGGTTGTCTTCATCTATGAGCTGGTGGCGGTTTCATCAGTGAATATTGCAGATTTTCACAATGAAGAAACTCTATGCCTGCGTTTCTTTTCTAAGGAAGAAATTGAGAATTTAGAATTTGTGAGTAGTAAGCATCGCCTGATGTTAGCTGAGTATTTTGATGACAACTTTGCGATGGGACATTGA
- the coaE gene encoding dephospho-CoA kinase (Dephospho-CoA kinase (CoaE) performs the final step in coenzyme A biosynthesis.) → MAKIIGITGGIASGKSVVTDFLRSQGYQVIDADQVVHELQTKGGKLYQALISWLGSAILNEAGELDRPKLSQLIFSSQENLAKSSQLQNDIIRQELTNRRDQLAKTEETFFMDIPLLFEQDYADWFDEVWLVYVNPETQIKRLKARNGYSQEEAQQRLASQMKLEDKVPYADFVIKNDGNLEELIEQIDKKLRRLRNDESNGL, encoded by the coding sequence ATGGCAAAAATAATTGGAATTACAGGCGGAATCGCCTCTGGAAAATCAGTTGTAACAGACTTCCTGCGCTCTCAAGGTTATCAAGTGATTGATGCGGATCAGGTGGTTCATGAATTGCAGACTAAAGGCGGTAAACTCTATCAAGCATTGATCAGCTGGCTAGGGTCTGCTATCTTGAACGAAGCAGGTGAGCTTGATCGTCCTAAACTATCTCAGCTCATTTTTTCTAGCCAGGAAAATTTAGCGAAATCTTCCCAACTACAAAATGATATCATTCGGCAAGAGTTAACCAATCGACGCGACCAACTGGCTAAGACTGAGGAGACTTTCTTTATGGATATTCCGCTCTTATTTGAGCAGGATTATGCAGACTGGTTTGATGAGGTTTGGCTGGTTTACGTGAATCCAGAGACACAAATCAAGCGGCTGAAGGCACGAAATGGCTATTCACAAGAAGAAGCGCAGCAACGCCTTGCCAGTCAGATGAAGCTGGAGGATAAAGTTCCTTATGCAGATTTTGTAATCAAAAATGATGGTAATTTAGAAGAGCTGATAGAACAGATTGATAAGAAGCTTAGGAGATTAAGAAATGATGAAAGCAATGGTTTATAG
- the era gene encoding GTPase Era: MTFKSGFVAILGRPNVGKSTFLNHVMGQKIAIMSDKAQTTRNKIMGIYTTDQEQIVFIDTPGIHKPKTALGDFMVESAYSTLREVDTVFFMVSADEKRGKGDDMIMERLKVAKVPVILVINKIDKVHPNQLLSQIDDYRKQMDFKEVVPISALQGNNVSHLVDILSENLEEGFQYFPADQITDHPERFLVSEMIREKVLLLTREEIPHSVAVVIDSMKRDEETDKIHIRATIMVERDSQKGIIIGKGGSMLKKIGSLARRDIELMLGDKVFLETWIKVKKNWRDKKLDLADFGYNKKEY; encoded by the coding sequence ATGACCTTTAAATCAGGATTTGTTGCTATTTTAGGACGTCCAAATGTTGGAAAGTCTACTTTTTTAAATCATGTTATGGGGCAAAAGATTGCTATCATGAGTGATAAGGCTCAGACGACTCGTAACAAGATTATGGGAATTTACACGACAGATCAGGAGCAGATTGTTTTTATTGATACGCCGGGGATTCATAAGCCTAAGACTGCCTTGGGCGACTTTATGGTGGAATCTGCCTACAGCACGTTGCGTGAAGTGGATACAGTTTTTTTTATGGTTTCTGCCGATGAAAAACGCGGTAAGGGTGATGATATGATCATGGAACGCTTAAAAGTAGCTAAAGTCCCTGTTATTCTGGTCATCAATAAAATTGATAAAGTACACCCGAATCAGCTGCTGAGTCAGATTGATGATTACCGCAAGCAGATGGACTTTAAGGAAGTTGTGCCAATTTCTGCTCTTCAAGGCAATAATGTTTCGCATCTGGTTGATATTTTAAGTGAAAACTTAGAGGAAGGTTTCCAATATTTCCCAGCTGACCAGATTACCGACCACCCTGAGCGTTTTTTGGTTTCTGAGATGATTCGGGAAAAGGTTTTATTGCTGACACGTGAAGAAATTCCGCATTCAGTAGCGGTAGTCATTGACAGTATGAAGCGGGATGAGGAGACTGACAAGATTCATATCCGTGCTACCATTATGGTGGAAAGAGATAGTCAAAAGGGCATTATCATCGGCAAAGGCGGATCTATGCTTAAGAAAATCGGATCTTTGGCACGCCGCGACATTGAACTCATGCTAGGTGATAAAGTCTTTCTTGAAACTTGGATTAAAGTCAAGAAAAACTGGCGGGACAAAAAGCTAGACTTGGCAGATTTTGGATATAACAAAAAGGAGTATTAG
- the rpmG gene encoding 50S ribosomal protein L33, translated as MRVKINLQCSSCGSQNYLTSKNMKTHPERIEVLKYCPKERKVTLHLESK; from the coding sequence GTGCGGGTAAAAATTAATTTACAATGTTCAAGTTGTGGCAGTCAGAATTATTTAACAAGCAAAAATATGAAAACACATCCAGAAAGGATTGAAGTGTTGAAGTATTGCCCAAAAGAAAGAAAAGTGACCTTACATCTTGAATCAAAATAA